GGATCAAAAGGAGAAATGAGATCAGGGACACAGAAAAAGGGAATAGCGTTAACAGGTTGAGGAAAATCTTGACGGAAGCATATTGAGCTTTATTTACTCTGCATCTTACAGTtaggtttgttttcttctttgtcttaaCACAACACCTGAAGTCATCATTCAAATTCTCAGTGACAAGAAGGCTAATAAACACAGAGAGGACCAAGCACCCCAGTAGGATCCTCGGAATCACACTGTCAATTCTCCACTTCATCCAGAGGAAAAGGGGATGGAAAAAATTTGCGatcttgaagaaatagaaaatgctgaGACAGGTGGCAAACCAGACACTTAAATGGTTGGTTAGTGCCCAGAAGAAGTCAAAGATTCTCATTTGTTTACCCGTGGTATACACATCTGAATA
This genomic stretch from Ailuropoda melanoleuca isolate Jingjing unplaced genomic scaffold, ASM200744v2 unplaced-scaffold4817, whole genome shotgun sequence harbors:
- the LOC100477343 gene encoding taste receptor type 2 member 7, translated to MPDKVETTLMMIAAGEFSVGILGNAFIGLVNCMGWIKNRKITSIDLILTSLAISRICLLCIILLDCFILVLYSDVYTTGKQMRIFDFFWALTNHLSVWFATCLSIFYFFKIANFFHPLFLWMKWRIDSVIPRILLGCLVLSVFISLLVTENLNDDFRCCVKTKKKTNLTVRCRVNKAQYASVKIFLNLLTLFPFSVSLISFLLL